In one Roseburia intestinalis L1-82 genomic region, the following are encoded:
- a CDS encoding LytR/AlgR family response regulator transcription factor, producing the protein MNIAYCEDEKIQLEYMEQLIRKWADEGNDTVTYFGYGSAKELLFEHPDSFPFDLLLLDIDMDGMDGMALAKEIRKKDQKLPIVFLTNRSEYVFEGYEVGALRYLLKPVEETKLFSLLDEISYALVKERRYLIENVGGETVKIPVDTIYSVEAKGHYIRLHTSAGDYEYKKNLSEIAEELAKDQPGQKTEFISTHRSFLVSLAAVERVQRTECILCDGSSVPVSRNAYKSVNEAFIRYYMEHGDMCEK; encoded by the coding sequence ATGAATATTGCATATTGTGAAGATGAAAAGATCCAGTTAGAATATATGGAGCAACTGATCAGAAAGTGGGCAGACGAAGGGAATGACACTGTTACATATTTTGGCTATGGCAGTGCGAAGGAGCTGTTGTTTGAGCATCCGGACAGTTTCCCGTTCGATCTGCTCCTTTTGGATATTGATATGGACGGCATGGATGGCATGGCGCTCGCAAAGGAGATCCGGAAAAAAGATCAAAAACTTCCCATCGTTTTTTTGACGAACCGCAGTGAGTATGTGTTTGAAGGGTATGAGGTTGGCGCATTGCGCTATCTTTTAAAACCGGTGGAGGAGACAAAGTTGTTTTCTCTGCTGGATGAGATTTCTTATGCGCTTGTCAAAGAAAGGCGCTATCTGATCGAAAATGTGGGTGGGGAGACTGTAAAAATTCCGGTCGATACCATTTACAGTGTGGAGGCGAAAGGGCATTATATCCGTCTGCACACGAGCGCGGGTGATTATGAATACAAAAAGAATCTCTCGGAGATCGCGGAGGAGCTGGCAAAAGATCAGCCGGGACAGAAAACGGAATTTATCAGTACACACCGCAGCTTTTTAGTCAGTCTTGCTGCGGTGGAGCGCGTGCAGCGCACGGAGTGCATTCTTTGTGACGGCAGCAGTGTGCCGGTGAGCAGGAATGCTTATAAGAGTGTGAATGAAGCGTTTATCCGTTATTATATGGAACATGGGGATATGTGCGAAAAATGA
- a CDS encoding phosphoketolase family protein, with protein MAEVNAVEKQPVTQEYLKKMDAYWRAANYLGAAQLYLLDNPLLREPLTMDHIKKKIVGHWGTVPGQNFVYVHLNRVIKKYDQDMILISGPGHGGNFFVANTYLEGTYSEVYPNIGEDMDGLKKLCKQFSFPGGISSHVAPETPGSINEGGELGYSLAHSFGAVFDNPDLVAACIVGDGESETGPLATSWQCNKFLNPKTDGAVLPILHLNGYKISNPTILARISREELEHFFDGCGWKPYFVEGDEPMDMHSKMAAALDQAMDEIKAIQKNARENDDLTRPKWPMIVLRTPKGWTGPKVVDGNQIEGSFRAHQVPIMMDKPEHLQMLKDWLLSYHPEELFDEDGKLIPELKALAPTGDRRIGSNPHANGGKLLRDLRLPDFKDYAVDVPKPGAVEAQDMIELGGFVRDIFELNEDAKNFRIFGPDETMSNRLGKVFEATNRDWNGEAYDTDEFLAHDGRVMDSMLSEHMCEGWLEGYLLTGRHGFFASYEAFIRVVDSMCAQHAKWLKVCNQLPWRQSIASLNLILSSNVWQQDHNGFTHQDPGFLDHIANKKSDVVRLYLPPDANCLLSCFDHCIRSRNYVNVLVTSKHPRQQWLTMEQAVKHCTQGIGIWEWASNDQGEEPDVVMACCGDTPTLETLAAVTILREALPEIKIRVINVVDLMKLEPNTKHPHGLSDAEYDALFTKDKPIIFAFHGYHTLIHELTYRRTNRNIHVYGYQEEGTITTPFDMRVQNEIDRFHLVKNVIKYLPQLGNRGSYLVQQMNDKLVEHKQYIHEYGQDLPEVRDWKWNL; from the coding sequence ATGGCAGAAGTAAACGCTGTGGAAAAGCAGCCTGTTACCCAAGAGTACCTGAAAAAAATGGACGCCTATTGGCGTGCGGCAAACTATCTTGGAGCAGCACAGTTATATTTACTGGACAACCCGTTATTACGCGAGCCGTTGACGATGGATCATATAAAGAAAAAGATCGTCGGACACTGGGGAACCGTTCCGGGACAGAACTTTGTATACGTTCATTTAAACCGTGTCATCAAAAAATATGATCAGGATATGATCTTAATTTCCGGTCCTGGCCACGGTGGAAACTTTTTTGTGGCAAATACATATTTAGAGGGAACTTACAGCGAGGTATATCCGAACATCGGAGAGGATATGGACGGACTGAAAAAACTGTGTAAACAGTTTTCTTTCCCGGGCGGTATCTCAAGCCATGTTGCACCGGAAACTCCTGGTTCCATCAACGAGGGCGGTGAGCTTGGATATTCACTGGCACACTCTTTTGGTGCGGTATTTGACAACCCGGATCTGGTTGCAGCATGTATCGTCGGAGACGGTGAGTCCGAGACTGGACCGCTTGCAACTTCCTGGCAGTGCAACAAATTTTTAAACCCGAAAACAGACGGTGCGGTTTTACCGATCCTGCATCTGAACGGATATAAGATCAGCAACCCGACCATCTTAGCACGTATTTCCCGTGAAGAATTAGAGCATTTCTTCGACGGATGCGGCTGGAAACCGTATTTCGTGGAGGGCGATGAGCCGATGGATATGCACAGCAAGATGGCGGCTGCCTTAGATCAGGCGATGGATGAGATCAAGGCGATCCAGAAAAATGCGAGAGAAAATGATGATCTGACCAGACCGAAATGGCCGATGATCGTACTCCGCACCCCGAAGGGCTGGACAGGACCAAAGGTAGTGGATGGCAATCAGATCGAAGGCTCTTTCCGTGCACATCAGGTTCCGATCATGATGGACAAACCGGAACATCTTCAGATGTTAAAAGACTGGCTGTTAAGTTATCATCCGGAGGAGCTGTTTGATGAGGACGGAAAACTGATTCCGGAATTAAAGGCATTAGCACCGACCGGCGACCGCAGGATTGGATCAAACCCGCATGCAAACGGGGGTAAATTACTGCGCGATCTGCGTCTGCCTGATTTTAAAGATTATGCTGTGGATGTTCCAAAGCCGGGTGCTGTGGAAGCGCAGGATATGATCGAACTTGGCGGATTTGTCAGAGATATTTTCGAGTTAAATGAAGATGCAAAGAACTTCCGTATTTTCGGACCGGATGAGACGATGTCAAACCGTCTTGGAAAAGTATTTGAGGCAACGAACCGTGACTGGAACGGTGAGGCTTATGATACGGATGAATTCCTTGCACATGACGGACGTGTCATGGACTCTATGTTGAGTGAGCATATGTGTGAGGGATGGTTAGAGGGATATCTGTTAACCGGACGTCATGGATTCTTTGCAAGTTATGAGGCATTTATCCGTGTGGTTGATTCCATGTGTGCACAGCATGCAAAATGGTTAAAGGTTTGCAACCAGCTTCCGTGGAGACAGTCCATTGCATCCTTGAACCTGATTTTAAGCTCGAATGTATGGCAGCAGGATCACAATGGATTTACACATCAGGATCCGGGGTTCTTAGACCACATTGCAAATAAAAAATCAGACGTGGTACGCCTTTATCTGCCGCCAGATGCAAACTGTTTATTATCCTGCTTCGATCACTGTATCCGCAGCCGCAACTATGTCAATGTGCTCGTGACATCCAAACATCCGAGACAGCAGTGGCTGACCATGGAGCAGGCAGTCAAACACTGTACACAGGGTATCGGCATCTGGGAGTGGGCAAGCAACGACCAGGGCGAAGAGCCGGATGTAGTTATGGCATGCTGCGGTGATACACCGACATTAGAGACATTGGCAGCCGTTACGATCTTAAGAGAGGCACTGCCGGAGATTAAGATCCGTGTGATCAACGTTGTCGATCTCATGAAATTAGAGCCGAACACGAAACATCCGCACGGACTCAGCGATGCAGAATACGATGCACTCTTTACCAAAGACAAACCGATCATTTTTGCATTCCACGGTTATCACACACTGATCCATGAGCTGACCTACCGCAGAACCAACCGCAACATCCACGTTTACGGTTATCAGGAGGAAGGTACGATTACAACACCGTTTGATATGCGTGTACAAAACGAAATCGACCGTTTCCACTTAGTAAAGAACGTCATCAAATATCTGCCACAGCTTGGAAACAGAGGATCTTATCTGGTACAGCAGATGAACGACAAACTCGTAGAGCACAAACAGTACATCCACGAGTACGGTCAGGATCTGCCTGAGGTAAGAGACTGGAAATGGAATCTGTAA
- a CDS encoding methyl-accepting chemotaxis protein, with amino-acid sequence MTGEQYVRANKRVYNVVIILLAVMTILSVMACLAEFKITILLQTAAAVAGIIVVNTYAKKFWNSKKGGEILLGTGSAVYCVFLLLNQNNFVYAYGIPLFVACVLYLDVKFVYYGIGVTAVGNIIHIIVQVITKRADGIELFFSIIILATVVYAVYEASILLTKFSEENLEMQAAASEKMLATAENLVKHFDSAKEKLETLEEVINNNNESISNIAQSTGSTAEAIQQQALMCEEIHKNTDSAEKETEAMIDKANHTMENVAEGARLVTGLKNQADNVEQASNQAAESTKQVSNRVEEVKGIVATILSISSQTNLLALNASIEAARAGEAGKGFAVVAEEIRQLSEQTKDATNRITDIIQDLNEDAQHAMDSMEHSADSIREQNELIETTKNKFETINDEMQSLASAIGEIEGSMQSILNSTDTISQSISNLSATGEEIAASSTEGLQTAEHAVEAMKQTKEIIDATYLLAQDLESYAE; translated from the coding sequence ATGACAGGAGAACAATATGTAAGAGCAAATAAAAGAGTATATAATGTGGTAATAATCCTGCTGGCAGTGATGACGATTCTGTCTGTTATGGCATGTCTGGCGGAGTTTAAGATTACGATACTGCTTCAGACTGCAGCTGCAGTTGCGGGAATTATTGTTGTGAATACTTATGCAAAAAAGTTTTGGAATTCAAAAAAGGGTGGGGAAATCCTGCTTGGAACAGGAAGTGCTGTATATTGTGTATTTCTTTTACTGAATCAGAATAATTTTGTTTACGCATATGGAATCCCGCTCTTTGTTGCATGTGTTTTGTATTTAGATGTAAAGTTTGTATATTATGGTATTGGTGTAACTGCAGTAGGAAATATCATTCATATCATAGTGCAGGTTATTACAAAAAGAGCCGATGGGATAGAACTTTTTTTTAGTATTATCATTCTTGCAACAGTAGTTTATGCGGTATATGAAGCATCTATCCTCCTTACAAAATTTAGTGAAGAAAATCTGGAAATGCAGGCTGCAGCATCTGAAAAAATGCTGGCTACAGCGGAAAATCTGGTGAAACATTTTGATTCCGCAAAAGAAAAATTAGAGACATTAGAGGAAGTCATCAATAACAACAATGAATCTATTTCCAATATTGCCCAGAGCACGGGAAGTACTGCGGAGGCAATCCAGCAGCAGGCATTGATGTGTGAGGAAATCCATAAGAATACGGACAGTGCTGAAAAAGAAACCGAAGCGATGATTGATAAGGCAAATCATACGATGGAGAATGTGGCAGAGGGTGCGAGACTGGTAACAGGATTAAAAAATCAGGCTGACAATGTGGAGCAGGCAAGTAACCAGGCGGCAGAGTCCACCAAACAGGTCAGCAACCGTGTGGAGGAAGTAAAAGGAATTGTTGCGACTATCTTAAGTATCTCCAGCCAGACCAATCTTCTTGCATTGAATGCTTCTATTGAGGCAGCAAGAGCAGGTGAGGCAGGAAAAGGGTTTGCAGTCGTTGCGGAAGAAATCCGTCAGTTATCGGAGCAGACAAAAGATGCAACGAACCGGATTACGGATATCATTCAGGATCTGAATGAAGATGCACAACATGCGATGGACAGTATGGAACATTCTGCGGATTCAATCCGTGAACAGAACGAACTGATTGAGACAACAAAGAATAAATTTGAGACCATCAATGACGAAATGCAGTCATTGGCAAGTGCAATCGGAGAGATCGAGGGAAGTATGCAGTCCATTTTAAACAGTACAGACACAATTTCCCAGAGTATATCGAATCTCTCTGCAACCGGTGAAGAAATAGCTGCTTCTTCCACAGAAGGACTTCAGACAGCAGAACATGCGGTAGAGGCAATGAAACAGACCAAAGAGATCATTGATGCTACTTATCTGCTGGCACAGGATCTGGAGTCTTATGCAGAATAG
- a CDS encoding sensor histidine kinase — MRIPLITKYLEEKNMEYQNALLEKQVQEVQNIYLTMRGWRHDYHNHLQAMKAYVKMGEYDRLEEYLGLLEQDLDHVNQLIETGNVNLDAILNSKISLAQKNGIEIDYQAKCSETLAVSDIDLCALIGNLLDNAVESCEKLTTEKPFIRLYIGVLKKQLYISVSNATNETVRKMDSEYISKKRGNHGHGLKRINLVVEKYGGYINRQNEPGVFVTEIMLPL, encoded by the coding sequence ATGAGAATACCGCTGATCACAAAATATTTAGAAGAGAAGAATATGGAGTATCAGAATGCCCTGCTTGAAAAGCAGGTGCAGGAGGTACAAAATATCTATCTTACCATGCGCGGCTGGCGGCATGATTATCACAATCACCTGCAGGCAATGAAAGCGTATGTCAAGATGGGAGAATATGACAGGTTAGAGGAATATTTAGGACTGCTGGAGCAGGACTTAGATCACGTCAATCAGCTGATTGAGACTGGAAATGTCAATTTGGATGCTATTTTAAATTCGAAAATATCCTTAGCACAGAAAAACGGAATTGAGATCGACTATCAGGCAAAATGTTCGGAAACACTTGCTGTCAGTGATATTGACCTCTGTGCTCTGATCGGAAACCTGTTAGACAATGCAGTGGAGTCCTGTGAGAAACTGACCACGGAAAAACCGTTTATCCGCCTTTATATCGGAGTACTCAAAAAACAGCTTTACATTTCGGTGTCGAACGCGACAAATGAGACAGTGCGCAAGATGGATTCGGAGTACATCAGTAAAAAACGGGGAAATCACGGGCATGGATTAAAACGGATCAATCTGGTGGTTGAAAAGTATGGCGGGTACATTAACAGACAGAATGAGCCGGGGGTGTTTGTGACGGAGATTATGCTGCCGCTGTAA
- a CDS encoding ABC transporter ATP-binding protein, translated as MNQPKTYTAASNQRYILRELWHYDRSTIFYALAEIITQIGKGFGTILIPSMIVAFLEQYQKGMITQETLPGVVAKLVTFFVGYSIWCIITGYLKRRNQFQYVKFRCGTMIECTYQKYMSLDYVQCEDEKVQQLLKKAGEAVSGNYRGIEGVLHYDVELLKEAGALILYASLISGVSAWLVVLLVIISLVQILSYKLANNYELKHRDAKAKLTVTQDYLDRQAYAVENGKDIRLYQMKEWLSGHYRAANKKYQALLAKEKACYFADDLFGLLLQLGRDVVCYGYLIGQLMQGMSIARFVLYIGIVSGFSTYFSELTMMISQISSCLKPVGQMQEFTELENVYHHGEGVRLKDEKEAVEVEFSHVSFSYPGTDHKILDDVNFRIKKGGKMALVGINGAGKSTIVKLLCGFYMPDEGHIYINGTDLATMDLDVWYRSLAAVFQDAFTYSFSIADNVTCSMGEDYDAEKCREALKDAGLWEKIQKLPQKENTFIGKEVSEDGIHLSGGETQKLMLARALYKGCALLLLDEPTAALDAIAENEMYEKYNEMLTGKTALFISHRLASTRFCDHILFLESGKITEEGTHEELMQKNGGYAEMFLVQSRYYKEEGAQSHEEDMAGI; from the coding sequence ATGAACCAACCGAAAACTTACACCGCCGCATCCAACCAGCGCTACATCCTCCGCGAACTATGGCACTACGACAGATCCACCATCTTCTATGCTCTCGCCGAGATCATCACCCAGATCGGCAAAGGCTTCGGCACCATACTGATCCCATCCATGATCGTAGCGTTTTTAGAGCAGTACCAAAAAGGCATGATCACCCAGGAAACACTGCCCGGAGTAGTCGCAAAACTGGTAACATTTTTTGTCGGATACAGCATCTGGTGCATCATAACCGGATATCTGAAACGGAGAAACCAGTTCCAGTATGTAAAATTCCGCTGCGGCACAATGATTGAATGCACCTATCAGAAATATATGTCACTCGACTATGTGCAGTGCGAGGACGAAAAAGTCCAGCAGCTTTTAAAGAAAGCGGGAGAGGCAGTCAGCGGAAACTACCGGGGCATCGAGGGTGTGCTTCATTACGACGTCGAACTCTTAAAGGAAGCCGGGGCATTGATCCTGTACGCATCCCTGATCTCCGGTGTATCGGCATGGCTGGTCGTGCTTTTGGTTATCATTTCACTGGTCCAGATCTTAAGCTATAAACTGGCAAATAATTACGAATTAAAACACCGTGATGCAAAGGCGAAACTTACAGTGACACAGGACTATCTGGACCGTCAGGCATATGCAGTGGAAAACGGAAAAGATATAAGGCTTTACCAGATGAAAGAATGGTTAAGCGGACATTACCGTGCTGCAAACAAAAAATACCAGGCACTGCTGGCAAAAGAAAAGGCATGTTATTTTGCGGATGATCTCTTTGGGCTGCTGCTGCAGCTTGGCAGGGATGTGGTCTGTTACGGCTATCTGATCGGACAGCTGATGCAGGGAATGTCCATCGCACGTTTTGTGCTTTATATCGGGATCGTCAGTGGATTTTCCACCTATTTTTCGGAACTTACGATGATGATCAGCCAGATTTCATCCTGCTTAAAGCCGGTCGGACAGATGCAGGAATTTACAGAGTTAGAGAATGTATATCACCATGGCGAGGGAGTCCGGTTAAAGGATGAAAAGGAGGCAGTGGAAGTCGAATTTTCACATGTCAGTTTTTCCTATCCGGGCACAGACCATAAGATATTAGATGATGTGAACTTTCGCATTAAAAAAGGCGGAAAGATGGCGTTAGTCGGCATCAACGGCGCCGGAAAATCAACGATTGTCAAACTGCTCTGCGGTTTTTATATGCCGGATGAGGGACACATTTACATTAACGGAACGGATCTTGCCACGATGGATCTTGATGTGTGGTACCGGTCGCTTGCAGCAGTCTTTCAGGATGCATTTACCTATTCCTTTTCCATTGCGGACAATGTAACATGCAGCATGGGAGAGGACTATGATGCGGAAAAATGCAGGGAGGCATTAAAGGATGCCGGCCTCTGGGAGAAAATACAAAAACTTCCACAGAAAGAGAACACATTTATCGGAAAAGAGGTAAGTGAGGATGGCATCCATCTTTCCGGCGGGGAGACACAGAAACTGATGCTTGCGCGTGCGCTCTATAAAGGATGTGCACTGTTGCTTTTGGATGAGCCGACCGCAGCATTAGATGCGATCGCAGAAAATGAGATGTATGAGAAATACAATGAAATGCTGACTGGAAAAACGGCACTGTTTATCTCACACCGTCTGGCATCGACGCGGTTCTGTGACCATATTTTGTTCCTGGAAAGCGGAAAGATCACAGAGGAGGGAACCCATGAGGAATTGATGCAGAAAAATGGCGGATACGCCGAAATGTTCCTGGTACAGAGCAGATATTACAAAGAGGAAGGGGCACAGTCACATGAAGAAGATATGGCAGGAATTTAA
- a CDS encoding AraC family transcriptional regulator, whose translation MNLKQYIRHLLYDNTTYESPDIYQRFRIVCPEYSQHDIEVKPYPLPESEHMFGLIWDIHEPHTVSATIIPSGTAFTYEKRFEPGMRTQMHSHEYLELFYIVDGEYRQKILGNEFTFHKGELCLIDRNCEHQEILDSGSSTILFLGITNAIFNDIMKHLSTSGRIASFLNMALLEQKNLQQYLHFRPQPEGLEKMEQALYQLLSELKQHDVASPLICQGLLLRIFRILGTNYEFSLSKQLRKQMNWILFEEITDYMENHLTQISITGLSEEFHFQEDYFNRLIKTQTGLTYTEYLQLLRLRRAETLLLTTDATIDQITEAVGYHNKGYFYKIFTERHQLTPAQFRKKM comes from the coding sequence ATGAACTTAAAACAATATATCAGACATCTTCTTTATGATAATACAACTTATGAATCACCAGATATTTATCAGCGTTTCCGCATTGTCTGTCCGGAGTATTCGCAGCACGATATCGAAGTCAAACCATATCCCCTTCCGGAATCAGAGCACATGTTTGGCCTGATCTGGGATATCCACGAACCTCACACTGTTTCTGCCACGATCATCCCCTCCGGTACCGCCTTTACTTACGAGAAACGGTTTGAACCGGGCATGCGCACCCAGATGCACTCACATGAATATCTCGAACTTTTTTATATCGTGGACGGCGAATACCGTCAGAAGATCCTCGGCAATGAATTTACTTTCCACAAGGGGGAACTCTGCCTGATCGACCGCAACTGTGAACATCAGGAAATCTTAGACAGTGGTTCTTCCACGATCTTATTTCTCGGTATCACAAATGCTATTTTTAATGATATCATGAAACATCTGAGCACTTCCGGAAGAATTGCTTCTTTTTTAAATATGGCATTATTAGAGCAGAAAAATCTGCAGCAGTATCTGCATTTCCGTCCACAGCCGGAGGGTCTGGAAAAAATGGAACAGGCGCTTTATCAGCTGCTGTCCGAGTTAAAACAGCATGATGTTGCCTCCCCTTTGATCTGTCAGGGATTACTGCTGCGTATTTTCAGGATTCTTGGAACAAATTATGAATTTTCGCTGTCAAAACAACTGCGAAAACAGATGAACTGGATTTTATTTGAAGAGATCACAGATTATATGGAAAATCATCTGACCCAGATTTCCATTACAGGACTTTCTGAGGAATTTCATTTTCAGGAAGATTATTTTAACCGTCTCATAAAAACACAGACCGGGCTTACCTATACGGAATACTTACAGCTTCTGCGCCTGCGCCGCGCTGAAACGCTGCTTCTTACGACCGATGCCACGATCGACCAGATCACGGAAGCGGTCGGTTACCACAACAAAGGTTATTTCTATAAAATATTTACGGAACGGCACCAGCTTACGCCGGCACAGTTCCGCAAAAAGATGTAA
- a CDS encoding class I SAM-dependent methyltransferase, protein MNNEVSITALMSSFGRAFHAENEDHPVFADHLAKELMTAEEYAAVLTGTKQYVMLGADLDTFALREKEFLSKHRVFEVDHPLTQKDKIERITRAGWTIPDNLTFVPADFTKDNVAERLIDGGVTHL, encoded by the coding sequence ATGAATAACGAAGTTAGTATTACTGCCCTGATGAGTTCATTTGGACGGGCGTTTCATGCAGAAAATGAAGATCATCCGGTTTTCGCGGATCATCTTGCAAAAGAGCTGATGACAGCAGAAGAATATGCCGCCGTTCTGACTGGCACAAAGCAATATGTTATGCTCGGCGCAGATCTGGATACCTTCGCTCTTCGGGAAAAAGAATTCTTATCAAAACATAGGGTATTTGAAGTCGATCATCCCCTGACGCAGAAAGATAAAATAGAACGGATCACCCGTGCCGGTTGGACGATTCCTGATAATCTCACCTTTGTTCCTGCGGATTTTACGAAAGATAATGTAGCGGAACGTCTGATCGATGGGGGGGTGACGCATCTGTGA
- a CDS encoding ABC transporter ATP-binding protein yields MKKIWQEFKSFIKMISKGKKDVAVVMAAGGFMKASIPFLVFYFSAQILNNAIEGDYEACVKSVAALLLSQFVCELVNRFCQKRIEVLGESCQQIIRQQMADKAFELQYEKFEKQETLDSLRRAKLTAGGNGDIKDQVDTCYQIFVQFFSMCYSVVFFLLLLLKIDAEQKKTFFVSYGSTLLLIGLYAVVVIVNLYLGKILSAKQYEFIHANDHYNALGGYLAGIMTDERNSKDIRLYDLSKLFLGKFRQMVEGYSIYLQMGKVNGKYRGMIEGINQFAAGAAYLLAGMKALNGMIDIGNVILYAGVISQTVNCITEFGSQVISFQFCAEYLSVFDKFIQSPAMAYDGTLPIEKRDDGQYEFEFHDVSFAYPDCGTQVLSHVSLKFNIGEKMALVGQNGAGKTTLIKLLCRLYEPTEGTITLNGIDIWKYNYEEYTRAFSVVFQDFAMFSLPVGENIAASSKVDEERAWEVLEEVELAERVRKMKDSLKTQLYNNNGAGVDVSGGEAQRLAIARALYKDAPFVILDEPTAALDPIAEAQIYENFNEMVRNKTAIYISHRMSSCKFCDRIVVLDAGNIAEMGTHDTLLAENGIYARLYQTQAQYYA; encoded by the coding sequence ATGAAGAAGATATGGCAGGAATTTAAAAGTTTTATAAAGATGATCAGCAAAGGGAAAAAAGATGTGGCTGTTGTCATGGCAGCCGGCGGATTTATGAAGGCATCCATTCCGTTTCTGGTATTTTATTTTTCGGCACAGATTTTAAACAATGCGATCGAAGGGGATTATGAGGCATGTGTGAAAAGCGTGGCAGCACTTTTACTGTCGCAGTTTGTCTGTGAACTGGTGAACCGGTTCTGCCAGAAACGGATCGAAGTGCTCGGAGAGAGCTGCCAGCAGATCATAAGACAGCAGATGGCAGACAAGGCATTTGAACTGCAGTATGAAAAATTTGAAAAACAGGAAACACTTGACTCATTAAGGCGCGCAAAACTTACGGCAGGCGGAAATGGGGACATCAAAGACCAGGTGGATACCTGTTACCAGATCTTTGTACAGTTTTTTTCCATGTGTTATTCGGTCGTATTTTTTCTTCTGCTGTTGCTGAAAATCGATGCCGAACAGAAAAAAACATTTTTTGTCTCCTATGGATCAACGCTGCTTTTGATTGGCTTATATGCAGTTGTTGTAATTGTGAATTTATATCTTGGAAAAATACTCAGCGCGAAACAGTATGAATTTATACATGCAAATGACCACTATAATGCACTGGGCGGCTATCTGGCCGGGATCATGACAGATGAAAGAAATAGCAAAGATATCAGACTTTATGACCTGTCAAAACTCTTTTTGGGGAAATTCAGACAGATGGTGGAGGGCTATAGTATTTATTTACAGATGGGAAAAGTAAATGGAAAATACAGGGGAATGATTGAGGGCATCAACCAGTTTGCAGCAGGCGCTGCATATCTGCTGGCAGGCATGAAAGCATTAAACGGGATGATCGATATCGGAAATGTCATCTTATATGCAGGTGTCATCTCACAGACCGTGAACTGTATTACGGAATTTGGTTCACAGGTCATTTCCTTTCAATTTTGTGCGGAATATTTAAGCGTTTTTGATAAATTTATACAAAGTCCGGCAATGGCTTACGATGGTACATTGCCGATCGAAAAGCGGGATGACGGACAATATGAATTTGAATTTCATGATGTAAGTTTTGCTTACCCGGACTGTGGGACACAGGTGTTAAGCCATGTCAGTTTAAAATTTAATATTGGGGAAAAAATGGCGTTAGTCGGACAAAACGGTGCAGGAAAAACGACATTGATCAAATTGCTCTGCCGTCTCTATGAGCCGACGGAGGGTACGATCACGTTAAACGGCATCGATATCTGGAAATATAACTATGAGGAATATACGAGAGCATTTTCCGTTGTCTTTCAGGACTTTGCAATGTTTTCCTTGCCGGTCGGCGAAAATATCGCTGCAAGCAGCAAAGTGGATGAAGAGAGGGCATGGGAGGTGTTAGAGGAAGTTGAGCTGGCAGAACGTGTGAGAAAGATGAAAGACAGTTTAAAGACACAGCTTTATAACAACAACGGTGCGGGCGTCGACGTCTCCGGCGGCGAGGCACAGCGGCTCGCAATCGCACGCGCACTCTATAAGGACGCGCCGTTTGTGATCTTAGACGAGCCGACCGCAGCTTTAGATCCGATCGCCGAGGCGCAGATCTATGAGAACTTTAATGAGATGGTACGCAATAAAACTGCAATTTATATTTCCCACCGCATGAGTAGCTGTAAATTCTGCGACCGGATTGTAGTGCTGGATGCCGGAAACATTGCTGAGATGGGAACGCATGACACATTGTTAGCGGAAAATGGAATCTACGCCAGACTTTATCAGACACAGGCACAGTATTACGCGTAA
- a CDS encoding class I SAM-dependent methyltransferase, with product MKTFFSWLGVTYYLSTEAINTMLAALSELCADGSSLVFDYPDENFFDASEKRVQNTIMMAKAGGEPMQSAFSYSEIEKLLEKHGFLIYELLTPDDIQRDIIDKAGADMKAFEHVNYCLAVRKN from the coding sequence GTGAAAACATTTTTCTCATGGCTCGGCGTAACGTATTATCTTTCGACGGAAGCAATCAATACGATGTTGGCTGCACTTTCCGAACTTTGTGCGGATGGGAGTTCGCTTGTGTTTGATTATCCAGATGAGAATTTCTTTGATGCTTCCGAAAAGCGTGTGCAGAACACAATTATGATGGCAAAAGCAGGTGGCGAGCCAATGCAATCAGCCTTTTCCTATAGCGAGATTGAAAAACTCCTGGAGAAACATGGCTTTCTGATTTATGAGTTGTTGACACCGGATGATATTCAAAGGGATATTATCGACAAGGCAGGGGCGGATATGAAAGCCTTTGAGCATGTTAATTACTGTCTTGCTGTCAGGAAAAACTAA